One Palaemon carinicauda isolate YSFRI2023 chromosome 5, ASM3689809v2, whole genome shotgun sequence DNA window includes the following coding sequences:
- the LOC137640690 gene encoding uncharacterized protein, with product EEEEEEEEEEEEEEEEDEEEEEEEEEEEEEEEEEEEEEEEEEEEEEEEEEEEEEEEEEEEEEEEEEEEEEEEEEEEEEEEEEEEEEEEEEEEEEEEEEEEEEEEEEEEEEAEEEEEEEEEEEEEEEEEEEEEEEEEEEEEEEEEEEEEEEEEEEEEEEEEEEEEEEEEEEEEEEEEEEEEEEEEEEEEEEEEEEEEEEEEEEEEEEEEEEEEEK from the coding sequence gaagaagaagaagaagaagaagaagaagaggaagaagaagaagaggaagatgaagaagaagaagaagaagaggaagaggaagaagaagaagaagaagaagaggaagaagaagaagaggaagaggaagaggaagaggaagaagaagaagaagaagaagaggaagaggaagaagaggaagaagaggaagaagaagaagaggaagaagaagaagaagaagaggaagaagaagaagaagaagaagaggaagaagaagaagaagaagaggaagaagaagaggaagaagaggaagaagaagaagaggaagaagaagaagaagaagaggaagaagaagcagaagaagaagaggaagaagaagaagaagaagaggaagaagaagaggaagaagaagaagaagaagaagaggaagaagaagaagaagaagaagaagaagaagaagaagaggaagaagaagaagaagaagaagaggaagaagaggaagaagaagaagaggaagaagaagaagaagaagaagaagaagaagaagaagaagaggaagaagaagaagaagaagaagaggaagaagaagaagaagaggaagaagaagaagaagaagaagaagaagaggaagaagaggaagaagaagaagaagaagaagaagagaag